A single genomic interval of Nonomuraea rubra harbors:
- a CDS encoding MarR family winged helix-turn-helix transcriptional regulator, with amino-acid sequence MDENLHRTVDSYRRLATSLNRAKTHERLTQAAGIRLDRPDVQILVDLLDADEPRRIGKIAESLQVESPHVTRHVAALERRGLVERVRDPDDGRAWRIALTEDGGRAALACRRAASQWFEAVLADWPEQERADLARLMEKLADDMCGYLKSQVESSTSSAR; translated from the coding sequence GCGACCTCACTCAACCGTGCCAAGACGCACGAGCGGCTGACCCAGGCCGCGGGCATCCGCCTGGACCGGCCGGACGTCCAGATCCTCGTCGACCTGCTGGACGCGGACGAGCCGCGCAGGATCGGGAAGATCGCCGAGAGCCTTCAGGTGGAGAGCCCGCACGTGACGCGGCACGTGGCCGCGCTGGAGCGGCGCGGGCTGGTCGAGCGGGTACGCGACCCCGACGACGGGCGGGCCTGGCGCATCGCGCTCACCGAGGACGGCGGCCGGGCGGCGCTCGCCTGCCGCCGGGCCGCCTCCCAGTGGTTCGAGGCCGTGCTGGCCGACTGGCCCGAGCAGGAGCGGGCGGACCTGGCCCGGCTGATGGAGAAGCTCGCCGACGACATGTGCGGTTACCTGAAGAGTCAGGTGGAGAGCAGCACGTCCTCCGCCCGGTGA